In the genome of Nocardioides marmoribigeumensis, one region contains:
- a CDS encoding winged helix-turn-helix transcriptional regulator, which produces MSTAPALAFSTANCQVAGALEVIGETGTMLVLREVFNGVRRFDDMRRHSGLSRQVLSNRLATLVEHGVLRRVPYRDEGARVRHEYRLTPKGFDLYPVLAALAQWGERYVAGPEGVPVELEHRGCGAVVRPVLVCDEGHRLDDLRQVATRPGPGVRPFAEA; this is translated from the coding sequence ATGAGCACCGCCCCTGCCCTCGCGTTCTCCACCGCCAACTGCCAGGTCGCCGGCGCCCTCGAGGTGATCGGGGAGACCGGCACGATGCTGGTGCTGCGCGAGGTGTTCAACGGGGTCCGCCGCTTCGACGACATGCGCCGTCACAGCGGGCTGTCGCGCCAGGTGCTGAGCAACCGCCTGGCGACCCTGGTCGAGCACGGCGTCCTGCGACGCGTGCCCTACCGCGACGAGGGGGCCCGCGTGCGCCACGAGTACCGCCTCACGCCCAAGGGCTTCGACCTCTACCCGGTGCTCGCCGCCCTGGCCCAGTGGGGCGAGCGGTACGTCGCCGGACCCGAGGGCGTCCCGGTGGAGCTCGAGCACCGCGGGTGCGGCGCCGTCGTCCGGCCGGTGCTGGTGTGCGACGAGGGGCACCGCCTCGACGACCTGCGCCAGGTGGCGACCCGGCCCGGGCCCGGGGTGCGGCCCTTCGCCGAGGCGTGA
- a CDS encoding MBL fold metallo-hydrolase has translation MRLKPGRPDLAAHSALVDAALARLAPSRVEAVVPLHGHFDHAMDSGVVAQRTGAFLVGSASAVQVGRGAGLPEDRLHVVTPGRSAVYGAWTLTFVESAHCPPDRFPGTIDAPLRPPVRASAYRCGEAWSILVGHASGRLALVQGSAGFVPGSLEGHHAEVAYLGAGQLGVLDEGYLVDYWRHTVRAVGARRVVLIHWDDFFRPLDRPLRALPFAGDDLDVTLRVLGRLAADDGVALHLPRLWEREDPWSGLR, from the coding sequence ATGCGACTCAAGCCCGGCCGCCCGGACCTCGCGGCCCACTCCGCCCTCGTCGACGCGGCGCTGGCGCGGCTCGCGCCGTCGCGGGTCGAGGCGGTCGTGCCCCTCCACGGGCACTTCGACCACGCGATGGACTCCGGGGTCGTCGCGCAGCGCACCGGGGCGTTCCTGGTCGGCAGCGCCTCCGCGGTGCAGGTCGGCCGAGGCGCCGGCCTGCCGGAGGACAGGCTCCACGTGGTCACGCCCGGCCGGTCGGCGGTGTACGGCGCGTGGACGCTGACCTTCGTCGAGTCCGCCCACTGCCCGCCCGACCGGTTCCCCGGCACCATCGACGCCCCGCTCCGGCCACCGGTCAGGGCCTCGGCCTACCGCTGCGGCGAGGCCTGGTCGATCCTCGTGGGGCACGCCTCCGGTCGCCTGGCGCTGGTGCAGGGCAGTGCCGGGTTCGTCCCCGGGTCGCTCGAGGGCCACCACGCGGAGGTCGCCTACCTCGGAGCGGGCCAGCTGGGCGTGCTCGACGAGGGTTACCTCGTCGACTACTGGCGCCACACCGTCCGCGCGGTCGGTGCCCGCCGGGTCGTCCTCATCCACTGGGACGACTTCTTCCGTCCCCTGGACCGACCCCTGCGGGCGCTGCCCTTCGCCGGCGACGACCTCGACGTCACGCTGCGGGTGCTCGGCCGGCTGGCCGCGGACGACGGCGTGGCCCTGCACCTGCCGCGCCTGTGGGAGCGCGAGGACCCCTGGTCCGGTCTTCGCTGA
- the katG gene encoding catalase/peroxidase HPI, producing the protein MSDSPETASPQGVDRKAEEGCPVMHDSSTSQGSESENPVLDSPTPDTNHRPRTVQDWWPDSLDLSPLKIHSEKADPMGPGFSYAEAFADLDVEAVKRDVVEVLRTSQDWWPADFGHYGGLMVRLSWHAAGTYRIYDGRGGAGDGSQRFAPLNSWPDNANLDKARRLLWPVKQKHGQKISWADLLVLAGTVAIEDMGLPTFGFAFGREDIWEPEEIYWGPEDAWLGDERYADERQLDEVLGAVQMGLIYVNPEGPNGNPDPLASAKDIRETFARMAMNDYETVALIAGGHTFGKTHGAGDADLVGPEPEAAPLEQQGLGWLSSHGSGKGKDAITSGLEVTWTRTPVQWSHDYFELLFKHEWELEKSPAGAHQWVAKDAEAVIPGPTEDSPKRKPTMLTSDLALRFDPEYEKVSRHFLENPEEFAEAFAKAWYKLLHRDMGPVSRYLGPWVAEPQLWQDPVPDHEGPLVSDDDVATLKAKVLDSGLSVADLVTAAWASASTFRHTDKRGGANGARIRLEPQRGWEVNAGVDRVLDVLEGVQQEFNGAGGARVSLADLIVLAGTAAVEKAAQDAGVEVTVPFHPGRTDASLEQTDVESFGVLEPRADGFRNYLRDGEKLRPETLLVDKAYMLGLTAPQMTVLVGGLRSLGVTAPGSSHGVLTDKVGVLSNDFFVNLLSPGTQWKASESDENVYDIKDVASGETRFTATAADLIFGSNSQLRALAEVYASDDAKEKLVSDFVAAWTQVMDADRFDLR; encoded by the coding sequence ATGAGCGACAGTCCCGAGACCGCCAGCCCGCAGGGCGTCGACCGCAAGGCCGAGGAGGGCTGCCCCGTCATGCACGACTCGTCGACGTCCCAGGGCAGCGAGAGCGAGAACCCGGTCCTCGACTCGCCCACCCCTGACACCAACCACCGGCCCCGCACCGTGCAGGACTGGTGGCCCGACTCCCTCGACCTCTCGCCGCTGAAGATCCACTCCGAGAAGGCCGACCCGATGGGCCCCGGCTTCAGCTATGCCGAGGCCTTCGCCGATCTCGACGTCGAGGCCGTCAAGCGTGACGTGGTCGAGGTCCTCCGCACCTCGCAGGACTGGTGGCCCGCCGACTTCGGCCACTACGGCGGCCTGATGGTCCGCCTGTCGTGGCACGCGGCCGGCACCTACCGCATCTACGACGGCCGCGGCGGCGCCGGCGACGGCAGCCAGCGCTTCGCCCCGCTCAACAGCTGGCCCGACAACGCCAACCTCGACAAGGCCCGGCGCCTGCTGTGGCCGGTCAAGCAGAAGCACGGCCAGAAGATCTCCTGGGCCGACCTGCTCGTCCTCGCCGGCACCGTCGCGATCGAGGACATGGGCCTGCCGACCTTCGGCTTCGCCTTCGGTCGCGAGGACATCTGGGAGCCCGAGGAGATCTACTGGGGTCCCGAGGACGCCTGGCTGGGCGACGAGCGCTACGCCGACGAGCGGCAGCTCGACGAGGTCCTCGGCGCGGTCCAGATGGGCCTGATCTACGTCAACCCCGAGGGCCCCAACGGCAACCCCGACCCGCTGGCCTCGGCCAAGGACATCCGCGAGACCTTCGCGCGGATGGCGATGAACGACTACGAGACCGTCGCCCTCATCGCCGGCGGCCACACCTTCGGCAAGACCCACGGCGCCGGTGACGCGGACCTCGTCGGCCCGGAGCCGGAGGCCGCCCCGCTGGAGCAGCAGGGCCTCGGCTGGCTCTCCTCCCACGGGTCGGGCAAGGGCAAGGACGCGATCACCTCGGGCCTCGAGGTCACCTGGACCCGCACCCCGGTGCAGTGGAGCCACGACTACTTCGAGCTCCTCTTCAAGCACGAGTGGGAGCTCGAGAAGAGCCCGGCCGGCGCCCACCAGTGGGTCGCCAAGGACGCCGAGGCGGTCATCCCCGGCCCGACCGAGGACTCGCCCAAGCGCAAGCCGACCATGCTCACCAGCGACCTCGCGCTCCGCTTCGACCCGGAGTACGAGAAGGTCTCCCGCCACTTCCTGGAGAACCCCGAGGAGTTCGCCGAGGCCTTCGCCAAGGCCTGGTACAAGCTGCTCCACCGCGACATGGGTCCCGTGTCGCGCTACCTCGGCCCCTGGGTCGCGGAGCCGCAGCTGTGGCAGGACCCGGTCCCGGACCACGAGGGCCCGCTGGTCTCCGACGACGACGTCGCCACCCTCAAGGCCAAGGTGCTCGACTCGGGCCTCTCGGTGGCCGACCTGGTCACCGCTGCCTGGGCGTCGGCCTCGACCTTCCGTCACACCGACAAGCGCGGTGGCGCCAACGGCGCCCGGATCCGCCTCGAGCCGCAGCGCGGCTGGGAGGTCAACGCCGGGGTCGACCGCGTGCTCGACGTGCTCGAGGGCGTCCAGCAGGAGTTCAACGGCGCCGGCGGTGCCCGGGTCTCCCTGGCCGACCTGATCGTCCTGGCCGGCACGGCCGCGGTCGAGAAGGCCGCCCAGGACGCCGGGGTCGAGGTCACGGTGCCGTTCCACCCCGGACGCACCGACGCCTCGCTGGAGCAGACCGACGTCGAGTCCTTCGGGGTGCTCGAGCCCCGCGCGGACGGCTTCCGCAACTACCTGCGGGACGGCGAGAAGCTCCGGCCCGAGACCCTGCTGGTCGACAAGGCCTACATGCTCGGCCTCACCGCCCCGCAGATGACCGTCCTCGTCGGTGGCCTCCGGTCCCTCGGCGTGACGGCCCCGGGCAGCAGCCACGGCGTGCTCACGGACAAGGTCGGGGTGCTCTCCAACGACTTCTTCGTCAACCTGCTGTCCCCGGGCACGCAGTGGAAGGCCTCGGAGTCCGACGAGAACGTCTACGACATCAAGGACGTCGCCTCGGGCGAGACCCGGTTCACCGCCACGGCGGCGGACCTCATCTTCGGCTCCAACTCGCAGCTGCGGGCGCTGGCCGAGGTCTACGCCAGTGACGACGCCAAGGAGAAGCTGGTCTCCGACTTCGTCGCCGCGTGGACCCAGGTGATGGACGCCGACCGGTTCGACCTGCGCTGA
- a CDS encoding MlaE family ABC transporter permease — protein sequence MTQAVGAPARVSLRRPLVPVGRLFAFGLEVLRAMFQRPFQWRELSDQAWFVTRVSLLPAMAITIPFGAVLSLQIGSLFRQLGATSFTGAAAVTGIVQQAAPVATVVIVAGAAGTAVAADLGSRKIREELDALEVLGISPLQRLVVPRVIAMAVVAVLLNGVATAVGTGGAYAFNVMVQGGSPGAYVHAFTALAQLPDLWVGELKALVFGLIAGIVAAYQGINAKGGPQGVGDGVNQSVVVSFVLLFVANLLITAVYFQIVPPKGL from the coding sequence ATGACACAGGCCGTGGGTGCACCGGCGCGCGTGTCGCTGCGCCGCCCGCTCGTGCCCGTGGGCAGGCTGTTCGCCTTCGGCCTCGAGGTGCTGCGCGCGATGTTCCAGCGGCCGTTCCAGTGGCGCGAGCTCAGCGACCAGGCGTGGTTCGTCACCCGCGTCTCGCTGCTGCCGGCGATGGCGATCACGATCCCGTTCGGCGCCGTCCTCAGCCTCCAGATCGGGTCGCTGTTCCGTCAGCTCGGCGCGACCTCGTTCACCGGCGCCGCCGCGGTCACCGGCATCGTCCAGCAGGCCGCGCCCGTGGCCACCGTGGTCATCGTGGCCGGTGCCGCCGGCACCGCCGTGGCCGCCGACCTCGGCTCGCGCAAGATCCGCGAGGAGCTCGACGCGCTCGAGGTGCTCGGCATCTCCCCGCTCCAGCGCCTGGTCGTCCCGCGGGTCATCGCGATGGCCGTCGTCGCGGTCCTGCTCAACGGCGTCGCCACCGCGGTCGGCACCGGCGGCGCCTACGCCTTCAACGTGATGGTCCAGGGCGGCTCGCCCGGCGCCTACGTCCACGCCTTCACCGCGCTGGCCCAGCTGCCCGACCTGTGGGTCGGCGAGCTCAAGGCCCTCGTCTTCGGCCTCATCGCCGGCATCGTCGCGGCCTACCAGGGGATCAACGCCAAGGGCGGACCGCAGGGCGTCGGCGACGGCGTCAACCAGTCCGTCGTCGTCTCCTTCGTCCTGCTGTTCGTCGCCAACCTGCTCATCACCGCGGTCTACTTCCAGATCGTCCCGCCGAAGGGGCTCTGA
- a CDS encoding DHA2 family efflux MFS transporter permease subunit, whose product MTQTQPRTSPAGPAAGYNPWAALAALCLGFFMILVDTTIVSVATPAIIEDLQAEVNSVVWVTSAYLLAYAVPLLITGRLGDRFGQKWVYLAGLAVFTLSSLWCGLTHSVETLIVARAFQGIGGALMTPQTMATITRIFPAESRGKAMAMWGATAGLAMLVGPILGGVLVDSLGWEWIFFINVPVGVVGFVLAWRLVPLLPTHPHRFDWLGVALSGVAMFLLVFGIQEGHQYDWGRITGFVSVPLLIVAGVVVLAGFVWQQRRNTEEPLLPMNLFADRNFSLANVAISCMGFAVTAFGFPLMLWAQLVRGYSPTEAALLFTPMAVTTMVLAPVVGRWTDSVHPRRLVGAGFALLALSMVVVLHQMTPGSSVWTIIAPMTVFGVGNALVWAPNSATATRNLAMHQAGAGAGVYNATRQVASVLGSAAVAVLIDSRLAAQGLVFDPATQGESPGGGLPPQVIDRFSTAMAEASWLVPAAFVVGFVAVMFFERPGHQTVAPAQARPAAQPG is encoded by the coding sequence GTGACGCAGACCCAGCCCCGCACGTCCCCGGCAGGCCCGGCCGCCGGCTACAACCCGTGGGCGGCCCTCGCCGCCCTCTGTCTCGGGTTCTTCATGATCCTGGTCGACACCACGATCGTGTCCGTCGCGACGCCCGCGATCATCGAGGACCTCCAGGCCGAGGTGAACTCCGTGGTCTGGGTGACCAGCGCCTACCTCCTCGCCTACGCCGTGCCCCTGCTCATCACCGGCCGGCTCGGTGACCGCTTCGGGCAGAAGTGGGTCTACCTCGCCGGCCTCGCGGTCTTCACCCTGTCCTCGCTGTGGTGCGGCCTGACCCACTCGGTCGAGACCCTGATCGTGGCCCGCGCCTTCCAGGGCATCGGCGGCGCGCTGATGACGCCCCAGACGATGGCGACGATCACCCGCATCTTCCCGGCCGAGAGCCGCGGCAAGGCGATGGCGATGTGGGGCGCGACCGCAGGGCTCGCGATGCTCGTCGGCCCGATCCTCGGCGGCGTGCTGGTCGACTCCCTCGGCTGGGAGTGGATCTTCTTCATCAACGTGCCGGTCGGCGTCGTCGGCTTCGTCCTGGCCTGGCGCCTGGTCCCGCTGCTGCCGACCCACCCCCACCGCTTCGACTGGCTCGGCGTGGCCCTGAGCGGGGTCGCGATGTTCCTGCTCGTCTTCGGCATCCAGGAGGGCCACCAGTACGACTGGGGCCGGATCACCGGGTTCGTGTCGGTGCCGCTGCTCATCGTCGCCGGCGTCGTCGTCCTGGCCGGGTTCGTCTGGCAGCAGCGCCGCAACACCGAGGAGCCGCTGCTCCCGATGAACCTCTTCGCCGACCGCAACTTCTCGCTGGCCAACGTCGCGATCTCCTGCATGGGGTTCGCCGTGACCGCCTTCGGTTTCCCGCTGATGCTCTGGGCCCAGCTCGTCCGGGGCTACAGCCCGACCGAGGCGGCGCTGCTGTTCACGCCGATGGCGGTCACCACGATGGTGCTCGCCCCGGTCGTCGGCCGCTGGACCGACAGCGTCCACCCGCGCCGGCTGGTCGGGGCCGGCTTCGCGCTGCTGGCGCTGTCGATGGTGGTCGTGCTGCACCAGATGACGCCGGGGTCGTCGGTCTGGACGATCATCGCGCCGATGACGGTGTTCGGCGTCGGCAACGCCCTGGTGTGGGCGCCCAACAGCGCGACCGCGACCCGCAACCTGGCGATGCACCAGGCCGGCGCCGGGGCCGGGGTCTACAACGCGACCCGCCAGGTGGCCTCGGTGCTCGGCTCCGCCGCGGTCGCCGTGCTCATCGACTCGCGGCTCGCCGCCCAGGGCCTCGTCTTCGACCCGGCCACGCAGGGCGAGTCGCCCGGTGGCGGGCTCCCGCCGCAGGTGATCGACCGGTTCTCGACCGCGATGGCCGAGGCCTCCTGGCTGGTCCCGGCGGCGTTCGTCGTGGGCTTCGTCGCCGTCATGTTCTTCGAGCGGCCGGGCCACCAGACCGTGGCCCCGGCGCAGGCACGGCCGGCGGCCCAGCCGGGCTGA
- a CDS encoding Fur family transcriptional regulator, giving the protein MPPTDLATTLRGASLRVTRPRLAVLSAVHAHPHLDTEALIRLVRAEVPTVSHQAVYDVLRVLTDSGLVRRFQPAGANARYEARVGDNHHHVVCRTCGAIADVDCAVGHAPCLTASDDHGFTVDEAEVVWWGTCPTCAPAPTA; this is encoded by the coding sequence GTGCCCCCGACCGACCTCGCCACCACGCTGCGGGGGGCCTCCCTGCGCGTGACCCGACCCCGGCTGGCGGTCCTCTCGGCGGTCCACGCCCACCCCCACCTCGACACCGAGGCCCTGATCCGCCTCGTGCGCGCCGAGGTCCCGACGGTCTCCCACCAGGCGGTGTACGACGTCCTGCGCGTCCTCACCGACTCGGGACTCGTCCGGCGCTTCCAGCCGGCCGGGGCCAACGCCCGCTACGAGGCTCGCGTGGGGGACAACCACCACCACGTGGTGTGCCGCACCTGCGGCGCCATCGCCGACGTCGACTGCGCCGTCGGCCACGCACCCTGCCTGACCGCCTCCGACGACCACGGCTTCACCGTCGACGAGGCGGAGGTCGTGTGGTGGGGCACCTGCCCCACCTGCGCGCCCGCCCCGACCGCCTGA
- a CDS encoding oxygenase MpaB family protein codes for MSPAPPTSTSRRRAPRSRDVPVPPGFEMRRHMSGLGSQLAGNANVVMQLSRPEVGYGVMNSRVHSGSALRHPVKRARTTFTYLAVSMLGTDEERAIFRRAVNGQHAQVTSTPEEPVSYRATDPELQRWVAACLYAGTRDIAVRLHGPLDPDEADALYAHCARYGTTLQMPAEAWPEDRAAFETYWAESLGKIHVDDAVRAYLVRLLTMGATNPVGRLVVGSQLFATRGFLPHEFRRAMGLPWSSDDERRFERLVRRAGRLERLLPLSFRALPFDLLLADLRWRHRTGRPLV; via the coding sequence ATGTCACCGGCGCCCCCGACCTCGACCTCCCGACGCCGTGCCCCGCGGTCCCGCGACGTGCCCGTGCCGCCCGGTTTCGAGATGCGGCGCCACATGTCGGGCCTCGGGTCGCAGCTGGCCGGCAACGCCAACGTCGTCATGCAGCTGAGCCGGCCCGAGGTCGGCTACGGCGTGATGAACAGCCGCGTGCACAGCGGCTCGGCGCTGCGCCACCCGGTCAAGCGGGCCCGCACGACCTTCACCTACCTCGCCGTCTCGATGCTCGGCACCGACGAGGAGCGGGCGATCTTCCGCCGGGCGGTCAACGGCCAGCACGCCCAGGTCACCTCCACGCCCGAGGAGCCGGTCTCCTACCGCGCGACGGACCCCGAGCTGCAGCGGTGGGTCGCTGCGTGCCTCTACGCGGGGACGCGCGACATCGCCGTACGCCTGCACGGGCCGCTGGACCCCGACGAGGCCGACGCGCTCTACGCCCACTGCGCCCGCTACGGCACCACGCTGCAGATGCCGGCCGAGGCGTGGCCGGAGGACCGGGCGGCCTTCGAGACCTACTGGGCCGAGTCGCTCGGGAAGATCCACGTCGACGACGCGGTCAGGGCCTATCTCGTGCGCCTGCTGACGATGGGCGCCACCAACCCGGTGGGCCGTCTCGTGGTCGGCTCGCAGCTGTTCGCCACCCGCGGGTTCCTCCCGCACGAGTTCCGCCGGGCGATGGGGCTGCCGTGGTCCTCCGACGACGAGCGCCGCTTCGAGCGGCTCGTCCGGCGTGCGGGGCGGCTCGAGCGGCTGCTGCCGCTGTCCTTCCGCGCGCTGCCCTTCGACCTCCTGCTGGCCGACCTGCGGTGGCGGCACCGCACGGGTCGGCCGCTGGTCTGA
- a CDS encoding TetR/AcrR family transcriptional regulator, with translation MTSQPARATVPRARRMAPDARREEIITAAARLFEQRPWTQVSTVEVAREAGIARGLLNHYFVDKRGLYLAVVRRWLLVPAPDVVPEDLPEALPDRVDIAVRWFLDSVALPAASNYAVFGTEGVADDLEVAAILDQADDLAARRVLQLVGLDAEDELSRAQVRAYGGLAKATAREWARRGALTREQAHRLLRDTLLFLVDRIVGVET, from the coding sequence GTGACGAGCCAGCCCGCCCGGGCCACGGTGCCTCGAGCGCGCCGCATGGCCCCGGACGCCCGCCGCGAGGAGATCATCACCGCCGCCGCCCGGCTGTTCGAGCAGCGCCCGTGGACCCAGGTCTCCACCGTCGAGGTGGCGCGGGAGGCCGGGATCGCCCGAGGGCTGCTCAACCACTACTTCGTCGACAAGCGCGGGCTCTACCTCGCCGTCGTACGCCGGTGGCTGCTGGTGCCCGCCCCCGACGTCGTGCCCGAGGACCTGCCCGAGGCCCTCCCCGACCGGGTGGACATCGCGGTCCGGTGGTTCCTGGACTCGGTCGCGCTGCCGGCGGCCTCCAACTACGCGGTCTTCGGCACCGAGGGCGTGGCCGACGACCTCGAGGTCGCCGCGATCCTCGACCAGGCCGACGACCTGGCCGCGCGCCGGGTCCTGCAGCTGGTCGGGCTCGATGCCGAGGACGAGCTCTCGCGCGCCCAGGTCCGGGCCTACGGCGGGCTCGCCAAGGCGACCGCCCGCGAGTGGGCCCGGCGCGGGGCGCTGACCCGCGAGCAGGCCCACCGGCTCCTGCGGGACACCTTGCTGTTCCTCGTCGACCGGATCGTCGGTGTCGAGACCTAA
- a CDS encoding PaaI family thioesterase, whose translation MTRTQDLAAMTGIEQLQAIGSGVLPHAPIAETLGLENVDGEVGAFSVELVPHERHYNPLGSVHGGVLATMLDTAAACSVHSTLAAGEAYTSLDLTVKFLRPATVASGRLRAEGRVLQRGRRTALAEAQVYDEQRCLRAEGRVLQRGRRTALAEAQVYDEQRRLVAHATSSCMIFS comes from the coding sequence ATGACACGGACCCAGGACCTCGCCGCGATGACCGGGATCGAGCAGCTGCAGGCGATCGGCTCCGGCGTGCTGCCCCACGCCCCGATCGCGGAGACCCTCGGGCTGGAGAACGTCGACGGGGAGGTCGGCGCGTTCTCCGTCGAGCTGGTGCCGCACGAGCGCCACTACAACCCGCTGGGCTCGGTCCACGGCGGCGTGCTCGCCACGATGCTCGACACCGCCGCCGCCTGCTCGGTCCACTCCACGCTGGCGGCGGGCGAGGCCTACACCAGCCTCGACCTCACCGTGAAGTTCCTGCGGCCGGCGACCGTCGCGTCCGGTCGCCTGCGCGCCGAGGGGCGCGTGCTCCAGCGCGGCCGGCGTACTGCCCTCGCCGAGGCTCAGGTGTACGACGAGCAGCGCTGCCTGCGCGCCGAGGGGCGCGTGCTCCAGCGCGGCCGGCGTACTGCCCTCGCCGAGGCTCAGGTGTACGACGAGCAGCGCCGCCTGGTCGCCCACGCGACGTCGAGCTGCATGATCTTCAGCTGA
- a CDS encoding fatty acid desaturase family protein, which produces MTVTIRTRPVPSTTAEVAAPSRPTSGRTDAPSHGLTQAQVEQIGAELEEIRLSVVGSLGASDAAYIRRVIAVERHLRAGSRAVLLLSARSRTAWWLGTAGLAVAKILDNMEIGHNVLHGQWDWMRDPTIHSSTWDWDHASPAAQWKRAHNETHHVHTNVIGRDNDLGYGIMRVDEAQEWEPRHLAQPLLNLVNACIFEYGIATYDLDLGATLRENRGFTPEMKRDLRTTLRKAAKGALRDYAMFPLLSGPSARGQLTASLTANFARNVWSHSVIMCGHFPEGVSTFEVDEVDPDESRGEWYVRQMLGSANISGGPLLHLMAGNLSHQVEHHLFPDLPSNRYAEVAPRVREVFDRHGLAYNSRPLVPQVASAWHKIVRLSLPDDGWRGLVRRTRARARARAAVS; this is translated from the coding sequence ATGACCGTCACCATCCGGACCCGGCCCGTGCCGTCGACGACGGCCGAGGTCGCCGCCCCCTCGCGCCCGACGAGCGGTCGGACCGACGCTCCGTCGCACGGTCTGACCCAGGCCCAGGTGGAGCAGATCGGCGCGGAGCTCGAGGAGATCCGCCTCTCGGTGGTCGGCTCGCTCGGCGCGAGCGACGCGGCGTACATCCGGCGCGTGATCGCCGTCGAGCGCCACCTGCGCGCGGGCAGCCGTGCCGTGCTCCTGCTGAGCGCACGCTCGCGGACGGCGTGGTGGCTCGGGACCGCCGGGCTCGCGGTCGCCAAGATCCTCGACAACATGGAGATCGGCCACAACGTCCTGCACGGCCAGTGGGACTGGATGCGCGACCCGACGATCCACTCCAGCACCTGGGACTGGGACCACGCCTCCCCGGCCGCGCAGTGGAAGCGGGCGCACAACGAGACCCACCACGTGCACACCAACGTGATCGGCCGCGACAACGACCTGGGCTACGGCATCATGCGCGTCGACGAGGCGCAGGAGTGGGAGCCGCGCCACCTCGCGCAGCCCCTGCTCAACCTGGTCAACGCGTGCATCTTCGAGTACGGCATCGCGACCTACGACCTGGACCTCGGGGCGACGCTGCGCGAGAACCGCGGCTTCACCCCGGAGATGAAGCGCGACCTGCGCACGACCCTGCGCAAGGCGGCCAAGGGCGCCCTGCGCGACTACGCGATGTTCCCGCTGCTGTCCGGACCGTCCGCCCGCGGCCAGCTGACCGCGAGCCTCACGGCCAACTTCGCCCGCAACGTGTGGAGCCACTCGGTGATCATGTGCGGCCACTTCCCCGAAGGCGTCTCGACCTTCGAGGTCGACGAGGTCGACCCCGACGAGTCGCGCGGTGAGTGGTACGTCCGGCAGATGCTCGGCTCGGCCAACATCTCCGGCGGCCCGCTGCTGCACCTGATGGCGGGCAACCTCAGCCACCAGGTCGAGCACCACCTGTTCCCCGACCTGCCGAGCAACCGGTACGCCGAGGTGGCGCCCCGGGTGCGCGAGGTCTTCGACCGGCACGGCCTGGCCTACAACAGCCGGCCCCTGGTGCCCCAGGTCGCCTCGGCCTGGCACAAGATCGTGCGCCTCTCGCTGCCCGACGACGGCTGGCGCGGGCTGGTGCGCCGGACCAGGGCCAGGGCCAGGGCCAGGGCCGCGGTCAGCTGA
- a CDS encoding PaaI family thioesterase, which translates to MSELSLGSFSFEDVPTEEVEAAEELYGGLAADVRRLVDVTIRSRVDAGRVAEARELVQGAADVLARDALDGPAGVHYNAHGRSWNWGNTVVGVRNAFAPPVRLVWGDDDVVRSAVTLGAAYEGPPGSVHGGVSALLLDHLMGETASARHTRLTVTGTLTLRYERPIPLGPVRMEARVGKEEGRKVTVEGWIGPDDDSGPSVRASGLFIVPSWAAGPHGADPTPPGGSLD; encoded by the coding sequence GTGTCCGAGCTGAGCCTGGGTTCCTTCTCCTTCGAGGACGTGCCGACCGAGGAGGTCGAGGCCGCCGAGGAGCTGTACGGCGGCCTGGCCGCCGACGTGCGCAGGCTCGTCGACGTGACCATCCGCAGCCGGGTCGACGCCGGTCGGGTCGCGGAGGCCCGCGAGCTCGTGCAGGGAGCGGCCGACGTCCTGGCCCGGGACGCCCTCGACGGCCCGGCCGGCGTGCACTACAACGCCCACGGCCGGTCGTGGAACTGGGGCAACACGGTCGTCGGGGTGCGCAACGCCTTCGCTCCGCCGGTCCGGCTGGTGTGGGGCGACGACGACGTCGTGCGGTCCGCGGTGACGCTCGGGGCGGCGTACGAAGGGCCTCCGGGGAGCGTGCACGGCGGGGTGTCGGCGCTGCTGCTCGACCACCTGATGGGCGAGACGGCCAGCGCGCGGCACACGCGACTGACGGTGACCGGCACACTGACGCTGCGTTACGAGCGGCCGATCCCGCTCGGGCCGGTGCGGATGGAGGCCCGCGTCGGGAAGGAGGAGGGCCGCAAGGTCACCGTCGAGGGGTGGATCGGGCCCGACGACGACTCGGGTCCCTCGGTGAGGGCGAGCGGGCTGTTCATCGTGCCGAGCTGGGCGGCCGGCCCCCATGGTGCCGACCCCACCCCGCCCGGCGGGTCGCTGGACTGA